A genomic region of Sciurus carolinensis chromosome 7, mSciCar1.2, whole genome shotgun sequence contains the following coding sequences:
- the LOC124988925 gene encoding olfactory receptor 2H1-like, whose amino-acid sequence MVNQSSPVGFLLLGFSEHPGLERILFVVVLTSYLLTLVGNTLIILLSVLDPRLHSPMYFFLSNLSFLDLCFTSFIPQMLVNLWGPKTISFLGCFIQLFIFMSLGTTECILLTVMAFDRYVAVCLPLHYATIMHRRLCQQLAAVAWVLGLAQSIVQTPPTLHLPFCPHRQIDDFLCEVPSLIQLACGDTTYNEMQLAVSSFFILVVPLSLVLVSYCAIARTVLRINSAQAWKKALGTCSSHLMVVTIFYSSVIAVYLQPKNPYAQKRGKFFGLFYAVGTPSLNPLIYTLRNKEVKRAFRRLLGKDGKSRET is encoded by the coding sequence ATGGTCAACCAAAGCTCCCCAGTGGGATTCCTCCTCCTGGGCTTCTCTGAACACCCAGGACTGGAAAGGATTCTCTTTGTGGTTGTCTTAACTTCCTACCTCCTCACCCTGGTGGGCAacacactcatcatcctgctgtCTGTGCTGGACCCCAGGCTCCACTCCCCAATGTACTTTTTCCTCTCCAACCTCTCCTTCTTGGACCTCTGCTTCACAAGTTTCATCCCCCAGATGCTGGTCAACCTCTGGGGCCCCAAGACCATCAGCTTCCTGGGCTGCTTCATCCAGCTCTTCATCTTCATGTCCCTGGGAACCACTGAGTGCATCCTCCTGACAGTGATGGCCTTTGACCGCTATGTGGCTGTCTGCCTGCCCCTCCACTATGCCACCATCATGCACCGCCGCCTGTGCCAGCAGCTGGCAGCCGTGGCCTGGGTTTTGGGTCTGGCCCAATCCATAGTCCAGACGCCACCCACTCTCCACCTGCCCTTCTGTCCCCACCGACAGATAGATGATTTTTTGTGTGAGGTTCCTTCTCTAATTCAGCTCGCCTGTGGAGACACCACCTACAATGAAATGCAGTTAGCTGTGTCCAGTTTCTTCATCCTGGTGGTTCCTCTCAGCCTTGTTCTTGTCTCTTATTGTGCCATTGCTCGGACAGTGCTGAGGATTAACTCTGCCCAAGCATGGAAAAAGGCTTTAGGAACCTGCTCCTCCCATCTCATGGTTGTCACAATCTTCTACAGCTCAGTCATTGCTGTCTACCTCCAGCCCAAAAATCCCTATGCCCAAAAGAGGGGCAAGTTCTTTGGCCTCTTCTATGCAGTGGGCACTCCTTCACTTAACCCGCTCATATACACCTTGAGGAACAAGGAGGTAAAGAGAGCATTCAGGAGGTTGCTGGGGAAAGATGGAAAATCCAGGGAGACCTGA